The proteins below come from a single Dehalococcoidia bacterium genomic window:
- a CDS encoding LCP family protein — MNRVAPPAARLAVMAMLVSYLLGAWLIAATGIGAALRTADAWAHRPVLPIPTDEGPSAFAPGEEATLDGIPIWGGSERINVLLLGIDTRPDEVFWEPGRTDFIAVATIDPLSRSAGLISFPRDLWVPIPVSPTLRFEERVNAAYRIGELERAPGGGPAVARRMIEYNFGIRTHFYVVVDFNAFVRAIDRIGGITVDIERPLKDNLYPTDYYGTKRIYYAPGLQWLDGRAALEYARSRHQDNDFERNRRQQKLLLALRQKALDLNLLPLLPHLLLELRNDIRTDMSPAQIMALARLAAGIDLQDVTLRSIGLEGIIRVPGELYFVPNRPVVSSIIADVFTDPRVRREAAHVVIVTDATRRPQARRLASFLGQRGMTTQIEERSADVPPAETVAIDYTGKPATLRYLAEQLKLSPAHVIADLSGLGAGDIEIHIGPDLRLP, encoded by the coding sequence GTGAATCGGGTGGCTCCGCCTGCTGCGCGCCTTGCCGTGATGGCGATGCTCGTGAGCTACCTTCTCGGCGCTTGGCTCATCGCCGCCACGGGGATCGGCGCCGCGCTGCGGACCGCCGACGCCTGGGCCCATCGCCCGGTTCTCCCCATCCCAACGGACGAAGGACCGAGCGCCTTTGCGCCCGGCGAAGAAGCGACCCTCGACGGGATCCCGATCTGGGGCGGCAGCGAGCGGATCAACGTGCTTCTCCTCGGGATCGACACCCGCCCCGACGAGGTGTTCTGGGAGCCGGGCCGAACCGACTTCATCGCAGTGGCAACGATCGACCCCCTGAGCCGCTCCGCCGGCCTGATCTCTTTCCCGCGCGATCTCTGGGTGCCGATCCCCGTCTCTCCTACCCTCCGCTTCGAAGAACGGGTGAACGCCGCCTATCGCATCGGCGAGTTAGAGCGCGCCCCGGGCGGCGGGCCGGCTGTCGCGCGGCGGATGATTGAATATAACTTCGGGATCCGAACCCATTTTTACGTCGTTGTCGATTTCAATGCCTTCGTCCGCGCGATTGACCGCATTGGCGGCATCACTGTCGATATCGAACGGCCGCTGAAAGACAATCTCTATCCCACCGACTATTACGGGACGAAGCGGATCTACTACGCGCCCGGCCTCCAGTGGCTCGACGGCCGCGCTGCGCTCGAGTACGCCCGCTCGCGCCACCAAGACAACGACTTCGAGCGCAACCGCCGCCAGCAGAAACTGCTCCTTGCGCTGCGCCAGAAAGCGCTCGACCTCAATCTGCTTCCTCTGCTGCCCCACCTCTTGCTGGAGCTGCGCAACGACATTCGGACGGATATGAGCCCTGCTCAGATCATGGCGCTCGCGCGGCTTGCCGCCGGGATCGACCTGCAGGATGTCACTCTTCGCTCGATCGGCCTTGAGGGCATCATTCGGGTGCCCGGGGAGCTCTACTTCGTCCCCAACCGACCGGTCGTCAGTTCGATCATTGCGGATGTCTTCACCGACCCTCGGGTCCGGCGGGAAGCGGCCCACGTCGTCATTGTCACCGACGCGACAAGGCGCCCCCAAGCGCGTCGGCTCGCTTCCTTCCTCGGCCAGCGCGGAATGACCACCCAGATAGAAGAGCGCTCTGCCGATGTGCCTCCCGCTGAAACTGTGGCGATCGACTATACCGGGAAGCCGGCAACTCTCCGCTATCTCGCCGAGCAGTTGAAACTGAGCCCCGCGCATGTGATCGCCGACCTGTCGGGGCTGGGCGCCGGCGATATTGAGATCCATATCGGCCCCGATCTTCGCCTTCCCTGA
- a CDS encoding LUD domain-containing protein — protein sequence MSEIAPFRDRVAAALADPQLAANLLAFQRGWQRARAAALAELAEVGDSFEGARSRLRAAKDAVLADPEAAIAVFADRAAAAGAVVHHAATAAEAQATVAAILQARGARLLIKGKSMVTEELFLNRSLAAAGITVVETDLGEWILQLARELPSHMVIPAIHKNRAQIAELFHTVLGESAPPDDIPALVRLARRVLREVFLRADAGLIGANALIAETGSVLLVTNEGNGDLVTTLPPLTIVLAGWEKLLPTLADAATQLRLLARSATAQPITSFTTLITGAEAGRELHIILVDNGRRAMWRDPEAREALRCIRCAACANVCPPYQLVGGHAFGYIYSGAIGLVNTRFHHGAAAAAGPLSLCLSCHACASVCPAAIPLPQQIRAARAALPRVASGSQAKRLLLAIWARPLLVEWSLRLAAPAAALLPPPLLQTLLPPPQRWRLPPRPALRPARDRLFKQEALPPRHARWATPATAGKRVALFLQCLADRFAPAIVHDTVEVLRQCGLRVVAPPGQHCCGLPHLDSGDEERARRLARQTIAALEGEFDWVVTPGTSCAIALAQDYERLFASEPQWRARAQRLAARTFDLVSFLDQIVAPPPLSSSGRQVAWRPFCQRTHLLGRPSAGADLLLRAGYRLVELPESDVCCGFGGAVAFDHPEVSRRIAQRALAALRSSGAPEVATENPGCLLHLNSALAAGGDRIRVRHIATLLAEALRRHALPR from the coding sequence ATGAGTGAAATCGCTCCCTTTCGTGACCGAGTGGCGGCTGCGCTTGCCGATCCCCAGCTTGCGGCGAACCTTCTCGCTTTCCAGCGGGGGTGGCAGCGCGCTCGGGCCGCTGCTCTTGCTGAGCTTGCCGAGGTCGGCGACAGCTTTGAGGGAGCGCGGTCGCGCCTCCGGGCAGCAAAGGATGCCGTGCTCGCCGACCCGGAAGCCGCAATCGCGGTGTTTGCCGACCGCGCCGCCGCTGCCGGCGCCGTTGTCCATCATGCTGCGACCGCGGCCGAGGCGCAGGCGACGGTTGCGGCGATCCTTCAAGCGCGGGGAGCGCGGCTGCTGATCAAAGGGAAGAGCATGGTGACGGAGGAGCTCTTCCTCAACCGCAGTCTTGCCGCTGCCGGGATCACGGTGGTCGAGACCGACCTTGGCGAGTGGATCCTCCAGCTGGCGCGCGAGCTGCCCAGCCACATGGTCATCCCTGCTATCCATAAAAACCGGGCGCAGATTGCCGAACTGTTTCACACTGTGCTTGGAGAAAGCGCGCCGCCGGACGACATTCCCGCGCTTGTGCGCCTAGCTCGCCGTGTTCTGCGCGAGGTCTTTCTCCGCGCTGATGCAGGGCTGATTGGCGCAAATGCCCTAATTGCCGAGACCGGCAGCGTGCTCTTGGTCACGAATGAAGGCAACGGCGACCTCGTAACAACGCTTCCGCCGCTGACGATTGTCCTCGCGGGATGGGAAAAGCTCCTGCCGACGCTGGCCGATGCCGCAACGCAACTCCGGCTGCTCGCGCGCTCGGCGACCGCTCAGCCGATCACCAGTTTCACCACGCTGATCACCGGCGCGGAGGCGGGACGTGAACTGCACATTATCCTGGTTGACAACGGACGCCGGGCAATGTGGCGCGACCCCGAGGCGCGAGAGGCGCTTCGCTGCATCCGCTGCGCCGCCTGCGCCAACGTCTGTCCCCCCTATCAGCTCGTCGGCGGCCATGCGTTTGGCTATATCTACAGCGGCGCGATCGGGCTCGTAAATACGCGGTTTCATCATGGCGCTGCGGCGGCGGCGGGACCGCTCTCTCTCTGCCTTTCTTGCCACGCCTGTGCGTCGGTCTGTCCGGCGGCGATCCCGCTGCCGCAGCAAATCCGCGCGGCGCGGGCGGCGCTCCCGCGGGTGGCCTCGGGCTCGCAAGCGAAACGCCTCCTCCTCGCGATCTGGGCTCGCCCGCTGCTCGTCGAATGGTCGCTTCGTCTCGCTGCTCCCGCAGCGGCCCTTCTGCCGCCGCCGCTCCTGCAGACGCTCCTACCCCCGCCGCAGCGCTGGCGTCTCCCGCCGCGCCCGGCGCTTCGTCCGGCGCGGGACCGCCTGTTCAAGCAAGAGGCGCTGCCGCCCCGCCATGCGCGGTGGGCAACGCCGGCGACGGCAGGCAAGCGGGTGGCGCTCTTTCTCCAGTGTCTCGCTGATCGCTTCGCGCCCGCGATCGTCCACGACACGGTGGAGGTGCTGCGCCAGTGCGGGCTGCGGGTGGTGGCTCCGCCCGGTCAGCATTGCTGCGGGCTGCCGCATCTCGACTCGGGCGACGAGGAACGCGCCCGCCGGCTCGCTCGCCAGACGATCGCTGCGCTGGAAGGCGAGTTCGACTGGGTCGTGACGCCGGGGACCAGCTGTGCCATCGCTCTGGCGCAGGACTACGAGCGTCTGTTCGCTTCCGAGCCGCAGTGGCGCGCGCGAGCGCAACGGCTTGCCGCCCGCACGTTCGACCTCGTCAGTTTTTTGGACCAGATTGTCGCGCCGCCGCCTCTTTCCTCCAGCGGCCGGCAGGTGGCGTGGCGTCCCTTCTGTCAACGGACTCATCTGCTGGGTCGCCCCTCGGCGGGGGCGGACCTCCTCCTCCGAGCGGGCTATCGGCTGGTCGAATTGCCCGAGAGCGACGTCTGCTGCGGCTTCGGCGGCGCGGTCGCCTTTGATCATCCCGAGGTGAGCCGGCGCATCGCGCAGCGGGCGCTCGCCGCCCTCCGCTCTTCCGGCGCTCCTGAAGTCGCGACGGAGAACCCGGGCTGTCTGCTCCATCTGAACAGCGCTCTCGCTGCGGGCGGCGACCGGATCAGGGTCCGCCATATCGCGACGCTGCTCGCCGAAGCGCTGCGCCGCCACGCACTCCCTCGCTGA
- a CDS encoding LUD domain-containing protein, which yields MRLFRGGAVWVTDIIAGFLRRAQLLGAEARLIPRSQVGEAVPAGAGATASARAWLGCDRPPAARLQSEVVVLGQVGVAETGSVVIVEPTDDRACCLLAEHLVVVLPQERLIPTLPEALAAAHSLAAAVRAPVLLLSGPSRTGDIERVLTIGVHGPAALTILVVCDE from the coding sequence ATGCGATTATTCCGTGGCGGAGCGGTTTGGGTGACCGACATCATTGCTGGGTTCTTGCGGCGCGCTCAGCTGCTTGGAGCGGAAGCGCGGCTGATCCCGCGGTCGCAGGTAGGCGAGGCAGTTCCTGCCGGCGCCGGCGCTACCGCCTCCGCTCGGGCGTGGCTTGGGTGCGATCGTCCTCCGGCAGCGCGGCTGCAGTCAGAGGTTGTCGTCCTGGGACAGGTGGGGGTCGCCGAGACGGGCAGCGTGGTCATCGTCGAGCCGACAGACGACCGGGCGTGCTGCCTGCTCGCCGAGCATCTGGTGGTCGTGCTGCCGCAGGAGCGGCTCATCCCGACGCTGCCGGAAGCGCTTGCCGCAGCTCATTCCCTCGCGGCGGCAGTGCGCGCTCCCGTTCTTCTCCTCAGCGGTCCGAGCCGGACGGGAGATATCGAGCGGGTCTTGACGATCGGCGTTCACGGTCCAGCCGCGCTCACGATCCTCGTGGTCTGTGACGAATGA
- a CDS encoding helix-turn-helix domain-containing protein, translated as MGRREKVVAAEPNTIESLGATLRRARQQKSISLTDLAQRLGYSKSHLSVVETGRVWPSRELLQAYEEALDLQSSSLVQLAESLAPLRRSRASAPYVGASIETLLRRVARGVGERIRPEGRERGRTSPPGNGTATRETQTAIEWACNLVDWAANHPPVPPREEIIVVGFSAADVIPTLTDSGAPFKAALQGALSNGWNVSQLRWLDSSEEYRLSLFVGMLDFYGFRGTYRPFILPTTKGLGTPPYGLVAVPGYGALLLLPTRTDRVGHYAVYAALSFSDPETTAILWENGAALRDLGQSLATTYERPLDWRSARTPREEWARFSEAETRTIIQPGDRLLVRDGIGSPGLLADDRLESDLAREKEDPAWEPFLRTLQSDRRLQQTAFRDQARVHLYRELLTKRGLERFADGVPSPLDASIPSLSSDQRAAWLRTLAALLLNSPQYEIGLLDEVPDWLAPGGGWLVKGTSADGFVHFETLARHDGAPAQLLIEIRDAILTQGMRDYFFALWERVPLANRTKEAVAEYLQQLAQRAESAR; from the coding sequence ATGGGACGCAGAGAAAAGGTGGTGGCCGCCGAGCCAAACACCATCGAATCGCTTGGCGCAACCTTGCGTCGGGCTCGGCAGCAGAAGAGCATCTCTCTGACTGATCTTGCACAACGGCTCGGCTATTCGAAGAGCCACCTCTCGGTCGTCGAGACCGGACGCGTATGGCCATCGCGAGAACTGCTCCAAGCTTACGAAGAGGCGCTCGACCTCCAGAGTTCGTCGCTGGTGCAGCTGGCTGAGTCGCTCGCCCCGCTTCGCCGTTCACGCGCCTCTGCTCCTTATGTCGGGGCGTCAATCGAAACGCTGCTGCGGCGGGTAGCGCGCGGGGTTGGCGAACGAATCCGGCCCGAAGGGCGCGAGCGCGGCCGCACGAGCCCCCCGGGCAACGGCACCGCGACCCGAGAGACCCAGACCGCGATTGAGTGGGCCTGCAACCTTGTTGATTGGGCAGCGAACCATCCTCCCGTTCCCCCCCGGGAAGAGATCATCGTTGTTGGCTTCAGCGCTGCCGATGTCATCCCAACGCTCACCGACTCCGGCGCGCCGTTCAAGGCAGCGCTCCAAGGCGCGCTCAGCAACGGCTGGAATGTCTCGCAGCTGCGCTGGCTCGACAGCAGCGAGGAGTATCGCCTCTCTCTATTTGTGGGCATGCTGGATTTTTATGGATTTCGCGGCACCTACCGTCCGTTCATCCTGCCGACGACGAAAGGGCTCGGGACGCCTCCCTACGGACTTGTCGCCGTTCCCGGGTACGGCGCGCTCCTGCTGCTTCCGACCCGCACCGACCGAGTTGGCCACTACGCTGTCTACGCCGCGCTGTCGTTCAGCGACCCGGAGACGACGGCAATTCTCTGGGAGAACGGCGCTGCGCTTCGCGACCTTGGACAGTCCCTCGCGACGACGTATGAGCGCCCCTTGGACTGGCGCTCTGCCCGTACGCCTCGGGAGGAGTGGGCGCGTTTCAGCGAGGCCGAAACGCGCACCATCATCCAGCCCGGCGACCGCCTCCTCGTCCGCGATGGCATCGGCTCGCCGGGGCTGCTGGCGGATGATCGCCTCGAGAGCGACCTTGCGCGAGAGAAAGAGGACCCGGCATGGGAGCCGTTCTTGCGGACACTGCAGAGCGACCGCCGCCTGCAGCAAACCGCTTTCCGAGACCAAGCCCGCGTCCATCTGTATCGCGAACTGCTGACAAAGCGCGGGCTTGAACGGTTTGCCGACGGCGTGCCTAGCCCGCTCGACGCCAGCATCCCGTCCCTCAGCAGCGACCAGCGTGCCGCCTGGCTTCGGACGCTTGCTGCGCTGCTGCTGAACTCACCTCAGTATGAAATCGGTCTCCTCGACGAAGTGCCGGATTGGCTTGCCCCCGGAGGCGGCTGGCTGGTCAAGGGCACAAGCGCAGATGGTTTCGTTCATTTCGAGACGCTCGCCCGGCACGACGGCGCCCCGGCTCAGCTGCTGATCGAGATCCGCGACG